The following coding sequences lie in one Helicoverpa zea isolate HzStark_Cry1AcR chromosome 14, ilHelZeax1.1, whole genome shotgun sequence genomic window:
- the LOC124636574 gene encoding uncharacterized protein LOC124636574 isoform X2, translated as MNHISSSNVKKISRMEPPPVDEAAEKTISDYLRSWGLEAYIPKFLESIDVETLQMLSEADLKDLVPIIGHRAKLTTKIKLLTNIMSNAFENTCSNTTPDSNNQVMLYTVEDLPVVQTLPDEKWK; from the exons ATGAATCATATATCATCAAGCAACGTCAAGAAGATTTCAAGAATGGAGCCGCCGCCGGTAGACGAGGCGGCAGAGAAAACGATCTCGGACTATCTGCGGTCTTGGGGATTGGAAGCTTACATTCCAAAATTTTTGG AATCCATTGATGTGGAGACTCTCCAAATGTTGTCAGAGGCTGACTTGAAAGACTTAGTGCCAATTATTGGACACCGGGCTAAGCTGACGacaaaaatcaaacttttgACCAATATAATGTCAAATGCTTTTGAGAAcact tgtTCTAATACTACTCCGGACTCAAACAACCAAGTAATGCTGTATACAGTGGAAGATTTGCCAGTTGTACAGACATTACCTGATGAAAAATGGAAATGA
- the LOC124636574 gene encoding uncharacterized protein LOC124636574 isoform X1, protein MNHISSSNVKKISRMEPPPVDEAAEKTISDYLRSWGLEAYIPKFLEESIDVETLQMLSEADLKDLVPIIGHRAKLTTKIKLLTNIMSNAFENTCSNTTPDSNNQVMLYTVEDLPVVQTLPDEKWK, encoded by the exons ATGAATCATATATCATCAAGCAACGTCAAGAAGATTTCAAGAATGGAGCCGCCGCCGGTAGACGAGGCGGCAGAGAAAACGATCTCGGACTATCTGCGGTCTTGGGGATTGGAAGCTTACATTCCAAAATTTTTGG AAGAATCCATTGATGTGGAGACTCTCCAAATGTTGTCAGAGGCTGACTTGAAAGACTTAGTGCCAATTATTGGACACCGGGCTAAGCTGACGacaaaaatcaaacttttgACCAATATAATGTCAAATGCTTTTGAGAAcact tgtTCTAATACTACTCCGGACTCAAACAACCAAGTAATGCTGTATACAGTGGAAGATTTGCCAGTTGTACAGACATTACCTGATGAAAAATGGAAATGA
- the LOC124636533 gene encoding 4-coumarate--CoA ligase 3-like, translating to MSTIICRLKPRFKRIVGVRESSVWSQDKVVSSCFKDVDVPNLTMDQFLFKDLEKWAGKTATICGHTGREYTFEQIYKKSRIFAANLRRKFKVKDGDTVAVLLPNAPEYPIVTFGVLAAGGVVTTMNPVYTAYEIQRQILLSDTSMIITNVDLVPTVKEALTLAKKDFPIIALNMNQSLPEGTISYKELVEDNNVDLSVLKEVRRNAEDVAFLPYSSGTTGLPKGVQLTNRNVVANCVQQNTELRQFEDTTESHQDSTLVVLPMFHSYGLSICMLHKLSVGVKLVTLPKFQPDMFLNTLLKHKLHLMYLAPPMVLFLGSYPEVTAQHLEHVRSVTSGAAPLPYADIQRLFEKAERKIHFGQGYGMTEASPLVTLSARGTKTYEDVGFALPNVQLRIVDGNMKNLGPGEVGELLVKGPNVMKGYLKNPQANSEVFVGEWLRTGDLGKIEENGLLTIADRLKELIKVKGYQVPPAELENVLKEHSAILDAAVIGVPDSSAGERPRGFVVLKPGNKVTDKEIIEFVTKRVAPYKRISEITFVNEIPKNPSGKILRKALKDEFCK from the exons ATGTCTACAATTATATGCCGTTTAAAACCGCGTTTTAAGAGAATTGTTGGTGTTAGGGAAAGCAGTGTTTGGAGTCAGGATAAAGTTGTGTCTTCGTGTTTTAAAGATGTAGATGTGCCGAATTTGACTATGGACCAATTCCTGTTTAAGGATTTGGAGAAATGGGCCGGTAAGACTGCTACG ATATGTGGACACACTGGTCGAGAGTACACCTTCGAACAAATATACAAGAAATCAAGAATATTTGCGGCAAACTTAAGAAGAAAGTTCAAAGTTAAAGATGGTGATACTGTTGCTGTTTTATTACCCAATGCACCGGAGTATCCCATAGTTACGTTTGGAGTTCTAGCTGCTGGCGGTGTTGTTACAACTATGAACCCTGTTTATACGGCAT ATGAAATACAAAGGCAGATTCTCCTATCAGATACATCCATGATCATCACAAATGTAGATCTAgtgccaacagtgaaagaagcACTCACACTAGCAAAGAAAGATTTTCCCATAATAGCTCTAAATATGAATCAGAGTTTACCAGAGGGAACAATATCATATAAAGAATTAGTTGAAGATAATAATGTAGACTTAAGTGTACTGAAAGAAGTTAGAAGGAATGCAGAGGACGTAGCATTTTTGCCGTATTCTAGTGGTACTACAGGACTCCCTAAAGGAGTGCAATTAACTAATAGAAATGTTGTAGCTAATTGTGTACAACAGAATACTGAATTGAGACAGTTCGAGGATACTACTG AATCACATCAGGACAGCACTTTGGTAGTGCTACCAATGTTCCACTCATACGGGTTGTCAATCTGTATGCTGCACAAGCTGTCAGTAGGGGTGAAACTGGTGACGTTGCCGAAGTTCCAGCCAGATATGTTCCTGAACACGCTGTTGAAACATAAGCTGCATCTGATGTATTTGGCACCGCCTATGG TATTGTTCCTTGGATCGTATCCCGAAGTGACTGCGCAACATCTGGAACATGTCAGAAGTGTTACCTCAGGCGCTGCTCCTTTACCGTATGCTGATATCCAAAGGCTTTTTGAAAAAGCTGAG CGAAAGATTCATTTCGGCCAAGGTTATGGTATGACAGAAGCATCGCCATTGGTTACCCTGTCGGCAAGGGGGACAAAAACATATGAAGATGTTGGATTCGCTCTACCAAATGTGCAACTGAGGATCGTCGATGGAAACATGAAGAATCTGGGACCGGGCGAG GTTGGTGAACTTCTAGTAAAAGGCCCTAATGTTATGAAAGGGTACTTGAAGAATCCTCAGGCAAATAGTGAAGTGTTTGTAGGAGAATGGCTGAGGACAGGAGACTTGGGCAAGATTGAAGAAAACGGACTCTTGACCATAGCTGATAGACTCAAGGAACTCATTAAG GTCAAAGGTTATCAAGTTCCACCAGCAGAATTGGAGAACGTTTTGAAAGAACATTCCGCCATATTGGATGCAGCTGTCATTGGCGTCCCGGACTCAAGTGCAGGAGAGAGACCACGCGGTTTCGTAGTATTAAAACCCGGGAATAAAGTGACTGACAAAGAAATTATAGAATTTGTCACCAAAAGAGTAGCCCCATACAAGAGAATAAGCGAAATTACATTTGTTAATGAAATCCCCAAAAATCCGTCCGGAAAAATACTGAGAAAAGCGTTGAAAGatgaattttgtaaataa